From Hordeum vulgare subsp. vulgare unplaced genomic scaffold, MorexV3_pseudomolecules_assembly, whole genome shotgun sequence, one genomic window encodes:
- the LOC123421612 gene encoding wall-associated receptor kinase-like 9, with protein MSFQLNCTNSSLSTLQFLNMNGDTGEITYVKSINIMKGLVNVKYSLYQEEYLSVSVPQDPDHYVASAGVVPQQWAVANLTCPEAQANKTGYACVSMNSECLAVNSERYYYGYRCTCMDGFDGNPYISDGCKDVDECNTPGIAIGIGVGFGIILLMSIVILLIRRWKKDIKKKLRRKHFRQNQGLLLEQLISSDENASDNTKIFSLSELEKATNDFDPTRIVGRGGHGMVYKGILSDQRVVAIKKSKVIEQVEISQFINEVAVLSQVNHRNIVKLLGCCLETEVPLLVYDFIPNGSLFGILHASTTSSSIFSWDDCLKIAAEAAGALYYLHSAASVSIFHRDVKSTNILLDGNYTAKVSDFGASSTCRVAAQKEAYFYK; from the exons ATGTCATTTCAGCTCAATTGTACAAATTCATCTTTGTCTACCCTCCAGTTTCTTAACATGAACGGCGATACAGGAGAGATCACTTATGTAAAGTCTATAAATATCATGAAGGGGCTAGTGAATGTTAAATACAGCTTATACCAAGAAGAGTACCTTTCGGTGAGTGTACCTCAAGATCCAGACCACTATGTTGCCTCCGCAGGTGTAGTACCACAACAGTGGGCCGTAGCCAATttaacatgccccgaggcacaggCGAATAAGACCGGATATGCATGTGTCAGCATGAATAGCGAATGCTTGGCTGTCAACTCCGAACGATACTATTATGGTTACCGTTGCACATGTATGGACGGTTTTGATGGGAATCCATATATCTCCGATGGGTGCAAAG ATGTTGACGAGTGCAACACACCAG GTATCGCCATTGGCATTGGCGTTGGTTTTGGAATTATACTTCTCATGTCAATTGTAATATTACTCATCCGTAGATGGAAAAAAGACATCAAGAAGAAACTGCGAAGAAAGCATTTTCGGCAGAACCAAGGTCTActcctcgagcaattgatatcatCAGATGAAAATGCAAGTGACAACACTAAGATTTTCTCACTATCAGAGTTAGAAAAGGCAACAAATGATTTTGATCCCACGCGTATCGTTGGTCGTGGAGGGCATGGCATGGTTTATAAAGGCATCTTATCCGATCAACGGGTAGTGGCCATAAAGAAGTCTAAAGTCATTGAGCAAGTTGAGATAAGCCAGTTTATCAATGAGGTTGCAGTCCTTTCCCAAGTAAATCACCGGAATATTGTGAAGCTCTTGGGTTGTTGTCTTGAGACCGAAGTCCCACTGCTAGTGTATGACTTCATCCCTAATGGTTCGTTATTTGGAATCCTTCATGCAAGTACCACTAGCAGCTCTATCTTCTCCTGGGATGATTGTTTGAAAATTGCTGCGGAAGCTGCTGGAGCACTGTATTACCTCCACTCAGCTGCTTCGGTATCGATATTTCATCGTGATGTGAAGTCCACTAACATACTCTTAGATGGAAATTACACTGCAAAAGTATCAGATTTTGGTGCTTCAAG TACTTGTAGAGTTGCTGCTCAGAAAGAAGCCTATTTTTACAAGTGA